The Thioflexithrix psekupsensis genomic interval TAATGCGCGGTGAGAGTGGCTACATCAAGCGATTTTTTTACTAATTGTGCGGCTAAATGGGGTGCAATGGGTTCTGGCAATGTAATGGGATTTACCTCGTGATAACTCAAGGGTTCGGTCATGGCGTGTTGCAAAGCGATGGCATCTGCATTACGCCAGCCTTCTGGAGACCATTCACATCCAGAGGCAATGGGTTTCATGGCCGCAGTACGGTGTCTTAACTGTTTGAAATGATGTAATAAAGCCACGGTACACGTGGTTTTACCAATTTCAGTGTCTGTGCCAGTGATAAAGTAGGTATGACGGTGAGGCATAAGCGAGTATTAAAATCATTGAGGTGGAAAGAATAGGCGTAAAATAAGGCAACAATCCCCGTTTGAATAGAGCAACTGCGGGTAAGCATGTTAATATTGACGGATTATATTTTTAATTCAGGTGATAAAAAACCATGTCGGCTTTGACAATAACTGATTTATGGAAAACGTATAAAAATGGTTTTACCGCGTTAAAAGGCATTGATTTGACGGTAAAACAGGGGGATTTTTTCGCCTTATTGGGTCCTAATGGGGCGGGAAAATCCACCACAATTGGTATTATAAGTGGTTTGGTTCGTAAAACAAAAGGGGAAGTCAGTATTTTCGATCACACCATCGATTCTGCCCCAGAATGGGCGCGGGCTAAAGTGGGTTTGGTGCCGCAAGAGTTTAATTTTAATCAATTTGAACCTGTCTTAAAAGTGGTGATGAATCAAGCGGGTTATTATGGCGTTCCACGCCGTTTGGCACGCGAACGCGCTACTTTTTACTTGAAAACATTGGGATTGTGGGACAAAAGAGATCAGGAAACCCGATCTTTGTCGGGCGGTATGAAGCGACGACTGATGGTGGCGCGGGCTTTGGCGCATGAGCCTGATTTGTTGATTTTGGATGAACCCACTGCGGGCGTGGATATTGAGTTACGTCGTTCGATGTGGGCTTTTCTAAAAAACTTAAATGCACAAGGCAAAACCATTATTCTTACCACGCATTATTTAGAAGAAGCGGAAAGTTTATGTCCTTATGTGGCTATTATTGATCGCGGTGTGATTGTGGAAAATACCACGATGAAACAATTATTATCTCAACTTCATTTAGAATCTTTTGTGTTAGATTTACGCACCGCTTTACCACCGCATTTTACGCTGCCTGAAGTCTTTAATTGGCGGTCTGTTGATGAACATACCTTAGTGGTCGAATTAGACAAATCGTTAAGTTTAAATAGGCTGTTTACTCATTTATCGGCGCAACATGTTGAAGTGGTCAGTATGCGCAATCAAGCCAATCGTTTGGAAGAATTATTTCTGCGTAAAATTGAGAAAAATGATGATGTCGGATAATTTAAATCGGATTTATTGGGTGGCTTTTATCACCATTTTGCGGCGAGAAACTTATCGCATTTTTTGGATTTGGCCACAAACTTTAGTGCCACCTGTCGTGACAATGTCTTTATATTTTGTTATTTTTGGACAATTGATAGGTCAGCGCATTGGGGAAATTAATGGCGTTCCTTACATTACTTATCTGGTGCCGGGTTTGGTGATGATGTCAGTGATCACAAATGCTTATGGTAATGTGGTGTCTTCGTTTTTTAGTGCGCGTTTTCAACGGCAAATTGAGGAAGTTTTAGTGGCACCAGTTCCCAGCCAAGTGTTATTACTGGCTTATGTGATGGGGGGGGTGATGCGGGGGTTATTGGTGGGGAGTATTGTCATGGGGGTGGCTCGGTTTTTTACGCCCGTGCCTGTGCATCATATTGCAGTGGTGATGGGGATTTTTATTTTAACGGCTTCGTTATTTTCTTTGGCGGGATTTATTAATGCAATTTTTGCTAAAAACTTTGATGATATTTCGATTGTTCCCACCTTTATTTTAACGCCGTTGACTTATTTGGGTGGGGTGTTTTATTCGATTGAATTATTGCCCGAATTTTGGCAATGGATGTCTTTATTTAATCCTATTCTTTATATGGTCAATGGCTTTCGTTACGGTATTCTTGGCGCTTCAGATATTGCTGTAGAATGGGCATTTTTATTGGTTATTTTGTTTAATATTTTGGGTTATTATTACGCCATATATTTGTTAGAAAAAGGAATGGGTTTACGCTCTTAATTATTGCTAAATAATCACTTTCTCTGCATTAAAATTTAGGTAAAATAATGAATTTTTTAACCGCTTCTTTTTCTATCTGTTTATGTAACAGGAGACCCGTGTTTTCGTGCTTGACAAGCGTATTTTTTATTTTGTTGGGCGTGTTGGCTTCTTGGGTTTGTTATGCCGTGGATAACGTCTATGAAGAAAAAAGCAACGAATATCAAGAACAAGCACGAGTCAGGGCATTAATGGCTTTGCCTTTGGCCGATTTGTTGGAAGTGCAGTTGATTGGTTTGGCTTCTGGGTTTCAACAACCGACTTTTTCCGCGCCTGCTTCTACGACGGTTATTACAGATCGGGACATTGAAGCCATTGGAGCGCGCAGTTTACAAGATATTTTGGAAACGGTGCCAGGGTTGCATTTGAGTTTGTCAGAGCCTCATTTTTCGCCAAAATATAATGTGCGGGGTGTGGTTTCAGATCGAAATTATGAAATTTTGATAATGGTTGATGGTGTCCCAGTGAGAAATGTGGTGAATGGAGGACGAGGATTGTGGCAACCGCCGCCTGTGCAATCGATTAGCCGTATTGAAGTGATGCGCACACCTGGTTCTGCTTTGTATGGTGCGGATGCGCTTTCTGGGGTGGTGAATATTATTACCAAGACATTTAACGAAGTCGCAGGGACTGAAGTGGGATTGCGAGCGGGTCGTTTTAATACGTATAACCCTTGGTTGTTGTACGGTGGGCGTTTTAATGGTTTTCAAGTGGCGTTTAGTATGGATTACATGAAAACTGACGGGCATGAAGAAACGATTCATGATGACTTACAAACGCTGTTGGATCAGGCAACGGGAACATCAGCCAGTGAAGCTCCCAGTCGGGCTTATTTGCAAGCAGAGCATCTTAATCTTCACGCCAATGTGATTAAAGATGAGTGGCGGTTGGATGTGCGCCATGTGTCCAGTCGCAATTTGGGCGCGGGCTTGGGGATGGCCACGATTATCAGCCCTGAAGAACATTTTAACGTTAAAGATACCCAAATTAATTTGACTTACCATCGCTCAGAATGGAAACCGAATTGGGATATTTTGGCACAGGCAGGTTATCGTCATTTTGTAGAAGATTTAAATAGTGTGTACAGCGCACGCCCTGAAACAGTACGCGGCGGCCAATGGCTTCCCTATGGTGCGCCCAACGAGATAGGTTCTTATCAACATCAGGCGCATTTTAATCTCAGTGCGATTTATCGTGGCTTTGAACAGCATACAATGCGCTTGGGGTTGGGTTATGCTTACTTGGATTTGTATGATACGCCGTGGCAGTTTTTGTTAGACAAAACAGTCCCTGTCATGGTGGATGTGCGCCGCTTGGGAATGACATTAATTCCTGAAAATATTCGACAAAATCGTTATCTTTTTGCGCAAGATACGTGGCGTTTTCATCCAGAATGGGAATTGACTTTGGGGGTGCGTCATGATTGGTATTCTGATTTTGAGGGGGAAACCAATCCACGTCTGGGCTTGGTGTGGGAAATGAACCCGTCTTTGACTGCTAAAATATTATACGGCACATCTTTTCGTGCGCCTTCTTTTATTGAAATGTATGCGGGAGAAAATCAGGCGATTGTCGGTAATCCTAATTTGAAAGCCGAAAAAAGCAAAACATGGGAAATCGGTTTTGATTATCGAATGACTTCAGATATGAATACCACATTGACTTTATTTGATTATCGGGTAAAAGATAAAATTCAACAACAATTAATCCCCAATCCAAACGCGGGCGTGACGCGAATTTTTTCTTATAATAATATTGAGACGCTACAGGGAAATGGTTTGGAATGGGAAGGGCGTTGGCGTATGAATTCACGAATGAGTGTTGCTGCGAATTATGCTTATGCTCGTGTGGAAAATGATCAAGGAGAAGCAGGCAATTATCCGCATCATCAAGTGTATTTGCGCTATGATTGGTTATTGGGAAAGAATTGGTTTTTAAACAGTTCATTGAATTGGATATTAGACCGAGATCGGCCAGTGAGCAGTATGCAGCCTCCTTTAGCGGATTATGC includes:
- a CDS encoding ABC transporter ATP-binding protein; translation: MSALTITDLWKTYKNGFTALKGIDLTVKQGDFFALLGPNGAGKSTTIGIISGLVRKTKGEVSIFDHTIDSAPEWARAKVGLVPQEFNFNQFEPVLKVVMNQAGYYGVPRRLARERATFYLKTLGLWDKRDQETRSLSGGMKRRLMVARALAHEPDLLILDEPTAGVDIELRRSMWAFLKNLNAQGKTIILTTHYLEEAESLCPYVAIIDRGVIVENTTMKQLLSQLHLESFVLDLRTALPPHFTLPEVFNWRSVDEHTLVVELDKSLSLNRLFTHLSAQHVEVVSMRNQANRLEELFLRKIEKNDDVG
- a CDS encoding ABC transporter permease gives rise to the protein MSDNLNRIYWVAFITILRRETYRIFWIWPQTLVPPVVTMSLYFVIFGQLIGQRIGEINGVPYITYLVPGLVMMSVITNAYGNVVSSFFSARFQRQIEEVLVAPVPSQVLLLAYVMGGVMRGLLVGSIVMGVARFFTPVPVHHIAVVMGIFILTASLFSLAGFINAIFAKNFDDISIVPTFILTPLTYLGGVFYSIELLPEFWQWMSLFNPILYMVNGFRYGILGASDIAVEWAFLLVILFNILGYYYAIYLLEKGMGLRS
- a CDS encoding TonB-dependent receptor plug domain-containing protein, with protein sequence MFSCLTSVFFILLGVLASWVCYAVDNVYEEKSNEYQEQARVRALMALPLADLLEVQLIGLASGFQQPTFSAPASTTVITDRDIEAIGARSLQDILETVPGLHLSLSEPHFSPKYNVRGVVSDRNYEILIMVDGVPVRNVVNGGRGLWQPPPVQSISRIEVMRTPGSALYGADALSGVVNIITKTFNEVAGTEVGLRAGRFNTYNPWLLYGGRFNGFQVAFSMDYMKTDGHEETIHDDLQTLLDQATGTSASEAPSRAYLQAEHLNLHANVIKDEWRLDVRHVSSRNLGAGLGMATIISPEEHFNVKDTQINLTYHRSEWKPNWDILAQAGYRHFVEDLNSVYSARPETVRGGQWLPYGAPNEIGSYQHQAHFNLSAIYRGFEQHTMRLGLGYAYLDLYDTPWQFLLDKTVPVMVDVRRLGMTLIPENIRQNRYLFAQDTWRFHPEWELTLGVRHDWYSDFEGETNPRLGLVWEMNPSLTAKILYGTSFRAPSFIEMYAGENQAIVGNPNLKAEKSKTWEIGFDYRMTSDMNTTLTLFDYRVKDKIQQQLIPNPNAGVTRIFSYNNIETLQGNGLEWEGRWRMNSRMSVAANYAYARVENDQGEAGNYPHHQVYLRYDWLLGKNWFLNSSLNWILDRDRPVSSMQPPLADYATLNFSLRYAEWADTYSWHFVAGLRNALDEERREPGDVRLFGDYPKAGREWFSEIRYRF